From a region of the Drosophila virilis strain 15010-1051.87 chromosome 3, Dvir_AGI_RSII-ME, whole genome shotgun sequence genome:
- the Fit1 gene encoding unc-112-related protein — protein MIHVGENTWNLRILITDLQVEKTLRVRGDQHIGGVMLQLVDPEMPKDWSDHALWWPAKNIWLTRTRSTLDQAGVQSDSFLYFTPMHKTLRVQMPDLRYLDYRVNFSIKTFGAVVNLCKDLDIRYPEELSLCKPVEQEHLKKNFSKLPQKMIPVAEANGTAYVQPAADTNSFVPITNAYNGSNGSLDRSHGNGNLLCAPTSPYATTPRRSATAPGTPISSPTGTWKHNNSHNGYVAYDSGSIFGDLQENLAVSPRSPSPDVRARLVRPKTLVQKARLNVGWLDSSLSIMEQGVREFDTLCLRFKYYTFFDLNPKYDQVRINQLYEQAKWSILNEELDCTEEETLMFAALQFQVNYQTDLHPPGIDSGVDSSNQKNGADDDIDSALNELQITLEGPNAGTDSGNITRIPELSDYLRFLKPQLFTLRGYKRYFFTYRDLHLHLYKSQEESRRGAPSFTINLRGCEVTPDVHLAQGKFGIRLEVSPEGRNGPNSEFWVRCENEEQYAKWMAACRLAAKGRSLADSSYESEVSSIRSLLQMQKPQAQAAPLNINPRVVDANDYLSPKMLRKFSGKAVQRILEAHANVRQLQLMEAKLKYIQAWQSLPDFGVTLFVIKFDGHKKEELLGVAHNRIMRMDLNTGDHLKTWRYNTMKAWNVNWGIKCMMIQFHDENVVFSCLSADCKVVHEFIGGYIFMSMRSKENNQTLNEEMFHKLTGGWS, from the coding sequence ATGATTCATGTGGGCGAAAACACCTGGAACCTGCGGATACTTATCACAGATCTGCAGGTGGAGAAAACGTTGCGTGTGCGCGGTGACCAGCACATTGGCGGCGTCATGCTGCAGCTGGTCGATCCAGAGATGCCCAAGGATTGGTCTGATCATGCGCTCTGGTGGCCCGCTAAAAATATTTGGCTAACGCGCACGCGCTCCACCCTTGACCAGGCGGGCGTACAATCCGATTCATTTCTCTATTTCACGCCCATGCACAAAACGCTGCGTGTGCAGATGCCGGACTTACGTTATCTAGATTATCGTGTGAATTTCTCAATCAAAACATTTGGCGCTGTGGTAAATCTATGCAAAGATCTAGATATACGCTACCCGGAGGAGTTATCGTTGTGTAAGCCCGTTGAGCAGGAGCATCTAAAGAAGAACTTCTCCAAGTTGCCGCAAAAGATGATACCCGTAGCAGAGGCCAATGGCACCGCCTACGTGCAACCTGCGGCGGACACCAACTCCTTTGTGCCCATTACGAATGCCTATAAtggcagcaatggcagcctgGATCGATCACATGGCAACGGCAATCTGCTGTGCGCACCGACATCTCCATATGCAACGACGCCCCGGCGTTCGGCCACTGCGCCTGGCACGCCCATCAGCTCACCAACAGGCACTTGGAAGcataacaacagccacaatGGCTATGTCGCCTATGACTCTGGTTCAATTTTTGGCGATTTGCAGGAGAATTTGGCCGTCTCACCACGCTCGCCCAGTCCCGATGTGCGCGCTCGCCTTGTGCGGCCCAAGACGCTGGTGCAAAAGGCGCGCCTGAACGTCGGTTGGCTGGATTCATCGCTGTCCATCATGGAGCAGGGTGTGCGTGAATTTGATACGCTCTGCTTGCGCTTCAAGTACTACACGTTCTTCGATTTGAATCCAAAGTACGATCAGGTGCGCATCAATCAGCTCTACGAGCAGGCAAAATGGTCTATACTCAACGAAGAGCTGGACTGCACCGAGGAGGAGACACTGATGTTTGCTGCGCTGCAATTTCAAGTCAATTATCAAACGGATTTGCATCCTCCCGGCATTGATTCCGGCGTTGATAGCTCAAACCAAAAGAACGGCGCTGACGACGACATCGACTCGGCGCTCAACGAGCTGCAAATCACACTGGAGGGTCCAAATGCAGGAACCGATTCGGGCAACATAACACGCATACCCGAGCTATCGGACTATTTACGTTTCCTGAAGCCCCAGCTGTTCACGCTGAGGGGCTACAAGCGCTACTTCTTCACGTATCGCGACCTGCATCTGCACTTGTACAAATCGCAGGAGGAGTCGCGTCGAGGTGCGCCCAGCTTTACCATCAATTTGCGCGGATGTGAGGTAACGCCCGATGTACATTTAGCCCAAGGCAAGTTTGGAATAAGGCTGGAAGTTTCGCCAGAGGGACGCAACGGACCAAACAGCGAATTCTGGGTGCGCTGCGAGAATGAAGAACAATATGCCAAATGGATGGCTGCCTGTCGCCTGGCTGCCAAAGGACGCTCGCTGGCCGACAGCAGCTACGAGAGTGAGGTAAGCAGCATACGCTCGCTGCTCCAAATGCAAAAGCCGCAGGCACAGGCGGCGCCATTGAACATCAATCCGCGCGTCGTGGACGCCAACGATTATCTGTCGCCCAAAATGTTGCGCAAGTTCTCCGGCAAGGCGGTGCAACGTATCCTGGAGGCACACGCCAATGTGCGCCAGTTGCAGCTAATGGAAGCCAAACTGAAGTACATACAGGCTTGGCAATCGCTACCTGACTTTGGTGTCACGCTATTCGTCATTAAATTCGATGGTCACAAGAAGGAGGAGCTGCTGGGCGTAGCGCACAATCGGATCATGCGCATGGATCTGAATACGGGCGATCACCTGAAGACCTGGCGTTACAACACAATGAAAGCCTGGAACGTTAACTGGGGCATCAAGTGCATGATGATTCAATTCCACGATGAGAACGTCGTCTTCTCTTGCCTATCCGCCGACTGTAAGGTGGTGCACGAATTCATTGGCGGCTATATCTTTATGTCCATGCGCTCCAAAGAGAACAACCAGACGCTTAACGAGGAAATGTTCCACAAATTGACGGGTGGCTGGTCATAA
- the Polr3E gene encoding DNA-directed RNA polymerase III subunit RPC5 yields the protein MEDEEDPIVEEIPVFLSKNLQDNLYLFQYPTKTQLLNHDDAVVVNCCVKPFTQEVKVDFGLNIESNHYDRFKGEQFAVAADGKNTYGAATPKGAERPTYKRGIVDKQAFTSTRSLTDISKYVVGIYTDKELHLSPLASIVQLRPSLNYFDKEDKRRKAEQKAQTEDVDDEEVAQQVTVKFARGTGAGAAAKKTKEQRGTYDNFVQRIVDEPWCESYWHARSTPTAELERQKLYSTNHQANQSLSLPPSEYLYKLLPHDEHVQQVDVANVLPVYNKAMLKTMPLLEQLRVLLKDAKTLSFTDILHILSEHIDPHVNADKVLALLPQVGILLHGNWVPKSEVVYPEKMLSHANGVSAEQMIRARDYILYRFSRTPCLYRNQVMTATQLPPAETLDVLSTVARVNATKRWELLLPPDKEFEQKHVELVQRQELHWRATEQSYNEMDWAKETKRVRKRSTRKSESQQQTTMAMPPPAVHLPTEA from the exons ATGGAAGATGAAGAGGACCCCATCGTGGAGGAGATACCAGTCTTTCTATCCAAAAACCTGCAGgacaatttgtatttatttcaataCCCCACAAAAACCCAACTGCTAAATCACGATGATGCCGTTGTTGTCAACTGTTGTGTCAAACCATTTACACAGGAGGTCAAGGTGGATTTCGGTCTGAATATAGAGTCTAACCACTACGACCGCTTCAAGGGTGAGCAATTTGCGGTAGCCGCCGATGGCAAGAACACCTACGGCGCTGCCACGCCCAAGGGCGCGGAACGACCTACCTACAAACGTGGCATCGTGGACAAGCAGGCGTTCACCAGCACGCGCTCCTTGACGGATATCTCCAAGTACGTGGTGGGCATCTACACGGACAAGGAGTTACATCTGTCGCCGCTGGCTAGCATTGTACAGCTGCGACCCTCGCTCAATTATTTTGACAAGGAGGACAAGCGGCGCAAGGCAGAGCAAAAGGCGCAGACGGAGGATGTGGACGACGAGGAGGTGGCGCAGCAAGTAACGGTAAAATTCGCACGTGGCACTGGCGCTGGCGCCGCTGCAAAGAAAACCAAGGAGCAGCGCGGCACCTACGATAACTTTGTTCAGCGCATTGTGGATGAGCCCTGGTGTGAGAGCTATTGGCATGCAAGGAGTACGCCCACCGCAGAGCTCGAGCGACAGAAGCTGTACAGCACGAACCATCAGGCCAATCAGTCACTGTCTCTGCCGCCCAGCGAATATCTGTACAAGCTGCTGCCACATGATGAGCATGTCCAACAGGTAGATGTGGCCAATGTGCTGCCCGTCTATAACAAGGCAATGCTGAAGACAATGCCGCTGCTGGAACAGCTTCGCGTGCTGCTCAAGGATGCCAAGACACTCTCGTTTACGGATATACTGCACATTCTCTCAGAACACATTGATCCGCATGTCAACGCCGACAAAGTGCTGGCGCTACTTCCTCAAGTGGGAATACTGCTGCACGGCAACTGGGTGCCCAAGTCGGAGGTGGTCTATCCCGAAAAGATGCTATCACATGCCAATGGAGTCTCGGCGGAGCAAATGATACGTGCCAGAGATTATATA CTCTACAGATTCTCGCGCACCCCATGCCTGTATCGCAACCAGGTAATGACCGCCACCCAGTTGCCACCCGCCGAGACCTTGGACGTGCTGAGTACTGTGGCACGCGTGAATGCGACGAAACGTTGGGAACTTCTGCTGCCGCCGGACAAGGAGTTTGAGCAAAAGCATGTAGAGTTAGTTCAACGCCAGGAGTTGCATTGGCGCGCCACGGAGCAATCGTACAACGAAATGGACTGGGCCAAGGAAACGAAACGTGTGCGCAAGCGATCTACGCGAAAAAGTGAATCACAACAGCAAACGACAATGGCGATGCCGCCGCCTGCGGTGCACCTTCCCACAGAAGCGTAG